GCAGTTCATCAACGTGCGCAATGGCTGTGCGGCGGGCGGATCGGCGCTGTTTTCGGCGCAGATGGCGATCAAGTCGGGCGAATTTGAAATCGGCATGGCCGTGGGCTTTGACAAGCATCCGCGCGGCGCGTTCAATGCCCTGCCGTCGGAATACAACCTGCCCGACTGGTATGGCGATGCCGGATACATGATTACCACCCAGTTCTTCGCCAACAAGATCATGCGGTATATGCACGATCACGGCATCAGCCAGCAAACACTGGGCCGCGTGGCCAACAAGGCGTTCCGCAATGCCGTTCACGCCCCCCACGCATGGCGGCGCGAACCGGTAGATCTGGAGACGATCCTTGACGCCCCGCTGGTGTCCGATCCTTATACCAAATATATGTTCTGCTCTCCGGCAGAAGGCGGCGTCGCGCTGATCCTTGCCAGCGAAAAGAAAGCGCGCGAGCTGGGTAAACCACTGATCCGGCTGAAAGCGGCTGCCATGCGCACCCGCCCGCCCGGCAGCTTTGAAGTATTCGCCCCGTCCATCGATATTGGCGGCGGAAAGGCCACCGCCACCCGCATTGCCAGCGCTGACGCTTTCCGCATGGCCGGCATCGGGCCGGAAGACATCGCCGTGGCCCAGCTTCAGGATACCGAAGCCGGTGCCGAAATCATGCACATGGCCGAAAACGGGTTCTGCGCCGATGGCGATCAGGAACGCTGGCTGGCCGAAGGGCTTACCGAAATTGCCGGCAAGCTGCCGGTCAACACCGACGGCGGCTGTCTTGCCTGTGGCGAACCCATCGGCGCATCGGGCCTGCGGCAGGTTTACGAAAACGTCGTCCAGTTGCGTGGCGATGGCGGCGGGCGGCAGGTGCCCGGCAATCCCAAAACCGCCTATACCCACGTCTATGGCGCGCCCGGCGTCTCTGCCGTCACCATCCTCGAACGCTAAGCAAAACCCATGGATATCGATCTTTCCCCCGACGAACTGGCCTTCCGCGACGAAGTGCGCGCCTTCCTTGCGGCCAACCTGCCGCAAGACGTAATCGACGGCGCGGCATCATCGCCCACCGTGTTCGTCGAACCCGATATCGGCCAGCGCTGGAACGGTATCCTGAATCAGCAGGGCTGGCTCGGTTATCAATGGCCCACCCACGCGGGCGGCACTGGCTGGTCGCCGGTTCAGCGCTATATCTTTGAAAAGGAATGTGCGCTGGCAGGCGCGCCGAACCTGACCGTGCTTGGCCTCAAACTGGTCGCCCCGGTCATCTACACGTTCGGCACGCCCGATCAGAAGGCCAAGTATCTGCCCCGCATCCTGTCGGGCGAAGATTACTGGTGTCAGGGCTTTTCCGAAC
The nucleotide sequence above comes from Novosphingobium sp. SL115. Encoded proteins:
- a CDS encoding thiolase family protein, which produces MSGDVCIVGIGIHPFGRTDGLSGLDQGVFAVRQALADAGIAWGDVQFAYGGSDSAGNPDTMVERLGLTGVQFINVRNGCAAGGSALFSAQMAIKSGEFEIGMAVGFDKHPRGAFNALPSEYNLPDWYGDAGYMITTQFFANKIMRYMHDHGISQQTLGRVANKAFRNAVHAPHAWRREPVDLETILDAPLVSDPYTKYMFCSPAEGGVALILASEKKARELGKPLIRLKAAAMRTRPPGSFEVFAPSIDIGGGKATATRIASADAFRMAGIGPEDIAVAQLQDTEAGAEIMHMAENGFCADGDQERWLAEGLTEIAGKLPVNTDGGCLACGEPIGASGLRQVYENVVQLRGDGGGRQVPGNPKTAYTHVYGAPGVSAVTILER